Proteins encoded by one window of Cellvibrio sp. KY-GH-1:
- a CDS encoding DUF1501 domain-containing protein, with translation MKPINRRILLRNACSVALGSGALYASSSFAAAGAQFQLANALTQPADDYKALVCIFLFGGNDAFNMLVPRSDAEYNVYRASRQTLALEQGSLLPINTPQNASLQLGLHAAMPQVQQLFNSGKLSFVANVGALVEPVTRTSYQSNKALLPPQLFSHNDQQTFLQSLQSSARRNGWAGRAADAMSSVNANKKLSMNISLSGSNIWQSGASVTPYSIDAGGIKELENFNTKATDARELSRIQIYKTLLAQQQENIFQREFARTQTIAWDLAGEVKAALDAQAPLQTAFPANNPLANNLKMVAQLLSARNALTVKRQTFFIGIGDYDTHGDQLRRHVLLLGQLSSALDAFYKATEELGIASQVTTFTTSDFGRTLTSNGDGTDHGWGSHQMVMGGAINGGRIYGQFPELIIGGKDDIGEGRIIPTTSMDQYAATLANWYGLPSGNFSDVFPNLVRFNGVDLGFFKS, from the coding sequence ATGAAACCTATAAATCGACGCATTTTATTGCGCAACGCTTGCTCCGTGGCTCTTGGCTCCGGTGCACTTTATGCCAGCAGCTCATTCGCTGCTGCCGGTGCTCAATTTCAGTTAGCGAATGCCCTCACGCAGCCCGCTGATGACTACAAGGCATTGGTATGCATTTTCCTTTTTGGGGGAAATGATGCTTTTAATATGTTGGTGCCGCGTAGCGATGCCGAATACAACGTTTATAGAGCCTCGCGCCAAACTCTTGCGTTGGAGCAGGGAAGTTTGTTACCGATCAATACGCCGCAAAATGCGAGTCTACAGCTCGGTTTGCATGCAGCCATGCCGCAGGTGCAACAGCTATTCAATTCAGGTAAGTTATCATTTGTGGCGAACGTTGGTGCGTTAGTGGAGCCGGTTACTCGCACTAGCTATCAGAGCAATAAAGCGCTATTGCCACCACAATTATTTTCCCACAACGATCAGCAAACCTTTTTACAGAGCTTGCAATCCAGTGCGCGCCGCAACGGTTGGGCTGGTCGCGCTGCAGATGCCATGTCATCGGTAAATGCCAATAAAAAGCTGTCGATGAATATTTCACTGAGCGGCTCCAATATTTGGCAAAGTGGTGCGAGCGTTACGCCCTATTCAATCGACGCAGGTGGCATTAAAGAATTAGAAAACTTTAATACCAAAGCGACTGATGCGCGTGAGCTAAGTCGTATTCAGATCTATAAAACTTTATTGGCGCAACAACAGGAAAACATTTTCCAGCGCGAATTCGCACGGACCCAAACTATCGCGTGGGACTTGGCCGGAGAAGTAAAAGCCGCCCTGGATGCTCAGGCGCCGCTACAAACCGCATTTCCCGCGAATAATCCCTTGGCTAATAATTTAAAAATGGTGGCGCAGCTGCTGTCTGCACGCAACGCACTGACGGTAAAACGCCAAACATTTTTTATTGGAATAGGCGATTACGATACACACGGCGATCAATTGCGTCGCCATGTGCTGTTGCTCGGCCAGTTAAGCAGTGCGCTGGATGCCTTTTATAAGGCAACCGAAGAACTGGGGATCGCAAGTCAGGTAACAACCTTCACAACGTCCGACTTTGGTCGCACCCTCACCAGTAACGGTGATGGCACAGATCATGGCTGGGGTAGCCACCAAATGGTAATGGGAGGGGCGATTAACGGCGGGCGCATTTATGGCCAATTTCCCGAACTGATCATTGGTGGCAAAGACGATATCGGTGAGGGACGCATTATTCCCACCACCAGCATGGATCAATATGCGGCGACACTTGCGAATTGGTATGGATTGCCCAGTGGAAATTTTTCTGATGTATTTCCCAATCTGGTGCGTTTTAATGGTGTGGATCTTGGCTTTTTTAAGAGTTGA